The proteins below come from a single Acidovorax sp. NCPPB 4044 genomic window:
- a CDS encoding monovalent cation/H+ antiporter subunit A, producing MPLILLVLLPFVGSLLAAVLPANARNTESTLAGAVAVFCAAQAALYFPEVAAGGVVRQEIAWLPDLGLNLVIRMDGFAWMFCMLVLGIGSLVVLYARYYMSAADPVPRFFSFFLAFMGAMTGVVLSGNLIQLVFFWELTSLFSFLLIGYWHHRKDARSGARMALTVTGTGGLCLLAGVLVLGHIVGSYDLDRVLAAGEMVRAHPLYLTALVLVLLGALTKSAQFPFHFWLPNAMAAPTPVSAYLHSATMVKAGVFLLARMWPVMGGTEPWFWIVGGAGVCTLLIGGYAAMFQHDLKGLLAYSTISHLGLITLLLGLNSPLAAVAAVFHIMNHATFKASLFMAAGIVDHESGTRDIRRLSGLRRMMPVTSTLAMVASAAMAGVPLLNGFLSKEMFFAETVFLDASPFIAIALPVAATLAGVFSVAYSLRFTVDVFWGPKAEDLPREPHEPPHWMRVPVELLVLACLVVGTLPAWSVGHYLDAAARPVVGGTMPEFSLAIWHGFNTPFVMSLIALAGGTALYMLLRKQREAGRIDAAPLIYRVSGKRIFEALFTLLTLAGYRGRRMLGTPRLQWQMLWLVCAALVAATLPLWTRGLLLGDRGTLPLSPTFVVLWAVGSICAVGAAWQAKYHRLAALALLGGAGLCTCITFLWFSAPDLALTQIVVEIVTTVLILLGLRWLPRRDERLRTVAPPVGLPRVRRARDLLISLLAGGGLGWLAYVMMSRPFPESTSTFFLERALTEGGGTNVVNVMLVDFRGFDTFGEIVVLGIVALTVYALLRRFRPARETMDLPEQQRNMPADLQTDLLNPRNAADTAVGYLMVPAVLVRLLLPFTLLVSFYMFMRGHNQPGGGFVAGLVLSVGLLLQYIISGTQWVEAHLALYPRRWIATGLLFALGTGAGALFFGYPFLTSHTAHLHLPVVGDVHLASALFFDIGVFALVVGATLLMLTAIAHQSVRGHRYHARLAEEREAEESAQSAEAAQAAEQKTPAAVAAAQGGAAATAPGGNR from the coding sequence GTGCGGCAGGAGATCGCGTGGCTGCCGGACCTGGGGCTGAACCTCGTCATCCGCATGGACGGATTCGCGTGGATGTTCTGCATGCTGGTGCTGGGCATAGGCTCGCTGGTGGTGCTCTATGCGCGCTACTACATGTCCGCCGCCGACCCGGTGCCGCGCTTCTTCTCGTTCTTCCTCGCCTTCATGGGCGCCATGACCGGCGTGGTGCTCTCGGGCAACCTGATCCAGCTCGTCTTCTTCTGGGAGCTGACGAGCCTCTTCTCCTTCCTGCTGATCGGCTACTGGCACCACCGCAAGGACGCGCGCAGCGGTGCGCGCATGGCGCTCACGGTCACCGGCACCGGCGGGCTGTGCCTGCTGGCCGGCGTGCTGGTGCTGGGGCACATCGTGGGCAGCTACGACCTGGACCGGGTGCTCGCCGCCGGCGAGATGGTGCGGGCGCATCCGCTCTACCTCACCGCACTGGTACTCGTCCTGCTGGGTGCGCTCACCAAGAGCGCGCAGTTCCCGTTCCACTTCTGGCTGCCGAACGCGATGGCCGCGCCCACCCCCGTGTCGGCCTACCTGCATTCGGCCACGATGGTGAAGGCCGGCGTGTTCCTGCTGGCGCGCATGTGGCCGGTGATGGGCGGCACCGAGCCCTGGTTCTGGATCGTGGGCGGAGCGGGCGTCTGCACCTTGCTCATCGGCGGCTACGCGGCGATGTTCCAGCACGACCTGAAGGGGCTGCTGGCCTATTCGACCATTTCCCACCTCGGGCTGATCACCCTGCTGCTGGGCCTCAACAGCCCGCTGGCGGCCGTGGCGGCCGTGTTCCACATCATGAACCACGCCACCTTCAAGGCCTCGCTCTTCATGGCGGCCGGCATCGTGGACCATGAAAGCGGCACGCGCGACATCCGGCGGCTCTCCGGGCTGCGGCGGATGATGCCCGTGACCTCCACGCTGGCCATGGTGGCCAGCGCGGCGATGGCCGGCGTGCCGCTCCTCAACGGGTTCCTCTCCAAGGAAATGTTCTTCGCCGAGACGGTGTTCCTCGATGCATCGCCCTTCATCGCGATCGCGCTCCCCGTGGCGGCCACGCTGGCGGGCGTGTTCAGCGTGGCGTATTCGCTGCGGTTCACGGTGGATGTGTTCTGGGGCCCGAAAGCCGAGGACCTGCCGCGCGAGCCGCACGAGCCGCCCCACTGGATGCGGGTGCCGGTCGAACTGCTCGTGCTTGCCTGCCTCGTGGTCGGCACCCTGCCGGCCTGGTCGGTGGGCCACTACCTGGACGCCGCGGCGCGGCCGGTGGTCGGCGGCACCATGCCCGAATTCAGCCTGGCGATCTGGCACGGCTTCAACACGCCGTTCGTCATGAGCCTGATCGCGCTGGCGGGCGGCACCGCCCTCTACATGCTGCTGCGCAAGCAGCGCGAGGCGGGCCGCATCGACGCCGCACCGCTCATCTACCGCGTGAGCGGCAAGCGCATCTTCGAGGCGCTGTTCACGCTGCTCACGCTGGCCGGCTACCGGGGCCGCCGCATGCTCGGCACGCCGCGCCTGCAGTGGCAGATGCTGTGGCTGGTCTGCGCCGCGCTGGTGGCCGCCACGCTGCCGCTCTGGACGCGCGGCCTGCTGCTCGGCGACCGGGGCACGCTGCCGCTGTCGCCCACGTTCGTGGTGCTGTGGGCGGTGGGCTCGATCTGCGCGGTGGGCGCTGCATGGCAGGCCAAGTACCACCGGCTGGCGGCCCTGGCGCTGCTCGGCGGAGCGGGGCTGTGCACCTGCATCACCTTCCTGTGGTTCTCGGCCCCCGACCTCGCGCTCACGCAGATCGTGGTGGAGATCGTGACCACCGTACTCATCCTGCTCGGGCTGCGCTGGCTGCCGCGGCGCGACGAACGCCTGCGCACCGTGGCGCCGCCGGTCGGGTTGCCGCGCGTGCGCCGCGCACGCGACCTGCTGATCTCCCTGCTCGCGGGCGGCGGCCTCGGCTGGCTGGCCTACGTGATGATGAGCCGCCCCTTCCCCGAGAGCACCTCCACCTTCTTCCTGGAACGTGCGCTGACCGAAGGTGGCGGGACCAACGTGGTCAACGTGATGCTGGTCGACTTCCGCGGCTTCGATACCTTCGGCGAGATCGTCGTGCTGGGCATCGTCGCACTCACCGTGTACGCGCTGCTGCGGCGCTTCCGCCCCGCGCGGGAGACGATGGACCTGCCCGAGCAGCAGCGCAACATGCCGGCCGATCTGCAGACTGACCTGCTGAACCCGCGCAACGCGGCGGACACCGCCGTGGGCTACCTCATGGTGCCTGCGGTGCTGGTGCGCCTGCTGCTGCCGTTCACGCTGCTGGTCTCGTTCTACATGTTCATGCGTGGCCACAACCAGCCCGGCGGCGGCTTCGTGGCCGGGCTCGTGCTGTCGGTGGGCCTGCTGCTGCAGTACATCATCTCGGGCACGCAGTGGGTGGAGGCGCACCTGGCGCTCTACCCGCGCCGCTGGATCGCCACCGGCCTGCTCTTCGCGCTGGGCACCGGGGCCGGTGCGCTCTTCTTCGGCTATCCCTTCCTCACCAGCCACACCGCGCACCTGCACCTGCCCGTGGTGGGCGACGTGCACCTGGCGAGCGCGCTGTTCTTCGACATCGGCGTGTTCGCGCTGGTGGTCGGTGCCACGCTGCTCATGCTGACGGCCATCGCCCACCAGTCGGTGCGCGGCCACCGCTACCACGCACGGCTGGCGGAAGAGCGCGAGGCCGAGGAATCGGCCCAGTCCGCCGAGGCCGCGCAGGCGGCCGAACAGAAGACGCCGGCCGCCGTGGCCGCCGCGCAGGGCGGAGCCGCCGCCACCGCCCCCGGAGGAAACCGCTGA